The Sphingobacterium lactis sequence TGCGATCAACACACTACAACCGATTAACATAAATATGATGTTCATAGTACAAAGTTAAAGTAAATTTAGTCGTTTTGCATAACCACGGGTCATCAACGAAGTAAAGGAAATAATTGTCACCGTGCTGATGGGCATCAGAATCGCCGCAAACAACGGCGACATGGTCCCCTGTACCGCAAAGCTCAAACCAACCACATTGTATAACAAGGAGATAACAAAGCTCATCTTGATCACTTTTACGGCATCCTTACTGAATGCAAAGAATTTCGGCAACTTCTCGAAGGATTCGCCATCAAGGATGGCATCACAACCCGGTGAGAAATTATTGATATCATCGGATACCGCAATCCCGAGGTCTGCTTTCCGAAGGGCACCGGCATCATTCAGGCCATCTCCCAGCATGCACACTTGTTTTCCTTCCTCCTGCCAAGCAGCGATCCGATCGAGTTTCTCCGATGGAGCTTGGTTGAAGAGTAGACGTGCTCCTTGCGGGAATATCATTTTCAAGGCTTCTGCCCTACGCTCATTGTCTCCGGAAATCAAATGCAATCCGTAGCCTTTGCCTTTGAAGCTCGAGATAACCTCACTCAACCCACCTCTCCACGATTGCTCAAGTGTAAAATAACCTTTCAGCGCACCGTTGATCTTCACATAGACCACCGAACCGTCCAAATCCAATTTTTGGGTATCCACATAGTTTGCACTTCCCACCTTAATTACGTACTCCTGATATTTGCCAGACTGTCCGGCCCCCACCACCTCTTCGTAGTCCTCAATCGCAAAGATGGGCGTTTCACCGATCCATTTCAGGATTTCACGGCTCAGAGGGTGGTTCGAATTGCGGCAAAGGGATGCCAAAAGGCTTTTATCCTGTTGGCTTAAACTTCCTTCAAAACACATACTGGATGCATTGGGCGAAGATATTGTCCCTGTTTTATCAAACACCAGGGTGTCTATGGCCGCCATCTGTTCGATAGCACCCGTATTCTTGATGTAAAGTTTATTCCGGTCAAAGATACTGAGGGCTGCAGATAGCGTAAAGGGCGAACTCAACGCCAGTGCACATGGACATGCAATGATCAGCACAGCTGTAAATGCTGCCCATGCCTTGTCCGAGTTTCCGCCAAAAAACCAAAACGCACATGCTGAAAAGGCGATCAACAGTAACCCGATGGTAAAATACTTGCTGATATACCCGACGAAGGTATCGAATTTCTTTTCGTACTGCTTGAAGCTATCGTTGTTCCACAGCTTGGTCAGGTAACTTTGCGAGACCGCTTTCACGACTTCCAGTTCGATCGCTTCCCCCATCTGCCTTCCTCCAGCATAGACCACCTCTCCCAAAATTTTCTCTACCGGTTTACTTTCGCCGGTCACAAAACTAAAATCTACCGAAGCATGCCCCTTTAAAAGAATGGCATCAGCAGGGATGATCTCGTTATTGCGCACCAAGATCCGGTCTCCGACCTGGATATCCGCAATCTGCGTCGGTTTCGCCTGTTCATCGTCCAGAACAGCCACGGCCACCGGGAAGTAGGAACGGTAATCACGTTCAAAGGAAATATGATAATAGGTCCGTTGTTGGACATATTTTCCGATCAGGATAAAGAATACCAAGCTACAGAGTGTATCCATGAAGCCTGCGCCAGTCTGGGATAAAATTTCATAC is a genomic window containing:
- a CDS encoding heavy metal translocating P-type ATPase encodes the protein MAGRAAIQVKTNCYHCGDPVEDTAYILADHSFCCLGCQTVYQILNENNLASYYKYNTHPGKSQKSQKEDLSYLDEPNIIAKLVDYQDEELAIITFYVPAIHCSSCIWLLEHLYKLNPGVKTSQVDFMKKQASITFRKNETTLREVVELLHRIGYDPKITLQDVVKEGKKVNQRNLIAKITVAGFCFGNSMMISFPEYFGMAAFEQQYASFFGYMNLAFGIPVLIYSASDYFKSAWISLKQKRLNLDVPLALGIFVLFFRSAYEILSQTGAGFMDTLCSLVFFILIGKYVQQRTYYHISFERDYRSYFPVAVAVLDDEQAKPTQIADIQVGDRILVRNNEIIPADAILLKGHASVDFSFVTGESKPVEKILGEVVYAGGRQMGEAIELEVVKAVSQSYLTKLWNNDSFKQYEKKFDTFVGYISKYFTIGLLLIAFSACAFWFFGGNSDKAWAAFTAVLIIACPCALALSSPFTLSAALSIFDRNKLYIKNTGAIEQMAAIDTLVFDKTGTISSPNASSMCFEGSLSQQDKSLLASLCRNSNHPLSREILKWIGETPIFAIEDYEEVVGAGQSGKYQEYVIKVGSANYVDTQKLDLDGSVVYVKINGALKGYFTLEQSWRGGLSEVISSFKGKGYGLHLISGDNERRAEALKMIFPQGARLLFNQAPSEKLDRIAAWQEEGKQVCMLGDGLNDAGALRKADLGIAVSDDINNFSPGCDAILDGESFEKLPKFFAFSKDAVKVIKMSFVISLLYNVVGLSFAVQGTMSPLFAAILMPISTVTIISFTSLMTRGYAKRLNLL